AGTCCAACTGCAACCAATGGAATCAGTCGCTGACCCATCACAAACCCCCTTCGCTCGACGTCTTTGCGAGCGTCATTCCAACCAACGCGACCAGCTTGCGCTAGTATCATCTCCACCCCCACGCGTCAACGGAACTTGGCTGGTGCCGTTTTGATCCGTCACGTAGAGCAACGACGCGCCGCCGCGCGTCGAGCTGAAGACCAGGTAGCGCCCATCGGGCGCCCAGCTGGGATCTTCGTTGTTGCCTTCGCCGTTGGTGATCTGCTTGGTGCCGCTGCCGTCGGTCTTGACCGTGAAGATGTTGAAGCGGCCGCTGCGGCCGACGTACGCGATGCGATCGCCCTTGGGCGACCACGCCGGCGAGGTGTTGTAGTTGCCTTCGTGGCTGATGCGCGTGACGCCGCTGCCGTCGGCATGCATGACGTAGATATGCGGGGTACCGGAGCGGTTGGAGCAAAACGCCAGGCGTTGGCCGTCGGGCGACCACGACGGCGATACGTCGATTGCCCAGTGCTCGGTCAACCGCCGGATCAGCCGGCCCTCACGGTCGAGCAGAAAGATGTCGGAGTTGCCTTGATCTTCCAGCGCCACCGCTAAGCGCGAGCCGTCGGGCGACCACTTGCCGCCGAGGTTGAGCCCTTTTTCGGCCGACAGGCGCACCTCGCGTACGCCGATGAGGTCGAGCAAGTAGAGGTCCGGGTTTCCTTTCTTGTAGGAGGTGTAGAGCAACGAGCGCGCATCAGGGCTCCACGAGGGCGAAAGATCGATGGTCTTGCCGCTGGTGACCTGCAGCAAGTCGCCGCCGTCGGGGCTCATCACGTAGATGTTCTTGAACCGCCCGCCGCGGGTGGAGACGAAGGCGATGCGGGAATCGAACGGGCCGCGCTCGTTGGTAAAGACCTCCATGATCTCGTCGGCAAAGCGGTTGGCGATCCGGCGAATCTGGGGGGGCGAATAACGATAGCGGCGGCCGGCCAGCTGGCGCTGCTGGAAGACGTCGAACAGGCGCACTTCGACGGTCAGCTCGTCGCCGGAGATTTGCAGGCTGCCCTTAACCAAGGCCAGCGCGCCGATTACCGACCAGTTGGCGAAGTTGATCTGCTCGGCGGTTATGCCTGAGGTCTCGGGCTGCTCGATGTATGCCTGCCGATCGATGATGCGGAACAGCCCGGCCAACTCCAGGTCGCGTGAAAGGATATCGGCGAATTCGCCGGCGAGCTTGGCCCCGGCGCCGTTTTGCGACAGGTCTTTGAGCGGCGAAATTGCGATCGGGTAGCTGTGCGAGCCCGGGCCGGTCACGGACAGCTTGGTCTGCGCCTGGGCCGCCAGCGGCGCGAGCGCGCCGATGCCGACCAGGACCGTTGCCACTAACCAACCTCGCGTCTGCGTCATCCCATCCCTCACAGCTGCATCGCGGGCGTAAAGGAAATCTCTACGTCCGAGAACTCCTTGCGGTAGGCTCCCGGCGGCGGCGGCAGGGGATTAACCGCCCGTACTGCGCGCAACACCGATTCGTCGTAGCTGGCATTGCCGCTGGCGCGGGTGATGCGCACGTCGGAGACCTCGCCCTCGTCGCCGATGCGGAAGCGAACGATCGCCTCAAGCTCGCGTTCGGCGCCTGCCCAGGCCCAGGCTTCCTTGAGCCGCGCCTCCAACTGGCCGCGGTAAATGATGTACTCGACGCCCATGGCAATGCCGGCCCCGGGCCCAACCCCAGGTCCGACCGAGATCGGACCGCCGGGTTTCTCCCCGGCCTTGCCCGTGCCGGCGCTGGCGGTTGCGCCCTCGTTCTTGACGCGCTCGACGGCCTTGGCGATGCGTTCGTTCAGCTCGCGCGCCGCTAACTCTTCCTTGGTCGGCGTCGGCGGACCCGCCGGCTTCTTGGGCGCAGTTGGCGCCGCGGCAACGGGTGCCGCTTTCGCCTGCGGCTTCGGCTTAACCTCCGCCGGCTTCGCCGCTTCCGCCGGCTTTGCCACCTCGGCTTTCGCCTGCACCACCGGCGTCGGCGTGGGCTGTGCAGGCTGCGGTGGGGTAGCCGCGGCCACGGCAACGGCCTTCTCCTCCACTTTCGGCTCCGGCTTCTTCGGTTCCGGCTTGGCTTCCGGCTGGGGCGGCGGCGGAGCTGACTTCACCTCTTCCACCTTCGGCGGTGGCGGTGGGGGCGCAGGCTTGGGCTCGACCTTGGGCGGGGCTTGCATCTTGCCTTTGCCGCCCGCGACCAGGTTGGTACCCGCCAGCTGATCGGAGCTGACTAGATCGACCGTGTACGCCGTGATCGTGCGCGGGCGCAGCGTGAAACGGGGCGACAACGTCATCACCAACACCAGCACGCCGGCGTGCGCCAGCGCAGACAGCAGCACCATCCAGGACAGACCACGATCCCACTCGGCATGGTGCAGGATTACCGGATGCTCAGGGTTCACTTGGACTCGGTGGGTGGTTCGGTCACCATCCCCAAGCGCTCCACCCCAGCGCCTTTGATGGTCGCGATCACGTGTGCCACCGCGCCGTAGCGCACGTTCTGGTCGGCGCGCAGAAACACCTGCCGATCCGGGCGTTCTTTCAAAATCGCCTGCAGCTTCGTGCCCAGGTCGGCTTCCTTGATGGCGGTGTCGTTCAAATAGACCTGGCCCTTGGGATCGACCGCGACGACCAGCTGTTGCTCCTCCCCGGCCAGGGCGGCGGCGCGCACTTTGGGAAGATTGACGGCCACGCCTTGTTGCAAGATCGGCGCCGTCACCATGAAGATCACCAGCAGTACCAGCATCACGTCGACCAACGGCGTGACGTTGATCTGCGAGATGCTGCTGCCGCCGCGTTCGTCAAATCCCGCCACGTTCGTTTCCCGCCTGCCTCGTTCTCCGGTTCATTACTTGAGGAAGTGACGCTCGGCGATGTTGAGGAATTCAGAGGCGAAGTTTTCCATGTCGGCATGCAGCACGCGGATTTGCCGGGCGAAGTAGTTGTAACCCATCAGCGCAGGGATGGCTGCGAACAAGCCGACCGCGGTCGCAATCAGCGCCTCGGAGATGCCCGGGGCCACGGCTTGGATGCTCGACGAGTGTGCCGCGCTGAGGCCGCGAAAGGCGTTCATGATGCCCCACACAGTACCGAACAGCCCGATGAAGGGCGTACTGCTGGCCGTGGTCGCCAAGAACGTCAGTGCCTTCTCCAGCCGCGTCAGCTCCTGCGTGGTGGCGCGCTTCATGGCGCGCTCGACGTTCTCGATGCCGCCCAACTCCGTGGTCATGACCTCGCCCGGGTTAGGTTGGCGCTTCGAGCGCGTCAGCCGCACCAACTCTTGATAACCCGCGCGGAATACCTGCGCCACCGGACTCTGCTTGAAATCCTGACTGGCGGTGTGGATGTTGGTGAGGTTCTTGGTATCCCAGAACACCTCGATGAAGCGCTCCGACTGCCCGCGCGCCTGCTGCACCTGGCGAAACTTGTAGAACAAGATGCCCCAGCTGATGACGGAAAAGCCGATGAGAATATAGAGAACAAGCTGAACGACCAGGCCGGTCCCGGTGATCATCGAGACCAGGCCCTCTTGCCGCATCCCCCCCTCCGCCTGCGCAAACGCCGCAGGCAGCCACACCCAAATCATACCGAGATCATCTCGTTGCCGATTGAACGGTAATATACCCCCCCCGGGGAGTCAACGAAGCGAACTCCGGCGAGCGCTGGCCGCACGGCGCTTGGGCTCGGTCAGGCGCGGCTTGGCTCGGCTGCGGCGCGCCGGCGGCAGCTCTTTAACCGTCCCCGACCGGCTCGCGTCATAGCCGCCGAGCGCCTCGACGGCGGCGCGAAAGCCGTCGCCGCGCATCACCTCGAGCAATGCCTGGCCGGCGGCCGACTCGAAACAGTCGCGCCGAAAGACCAGGTCGTACTCCTCGCGCGCCACCGGAATGAAATCAAGCCCCAGCGCCACGGCCGCCGACTTGACCCCGAGGCCGCAGTCGGCCAACCCGCTGGCCACGGCCACCGCCACCGCCATGTGGGTGAACTCCTCGCGCTCGTAACCGCTGACCTGCGCCGGCGTGAGGCTGAGTTGCTCCAACTCGTAATCGAGCAACACCCGGGTGCCGGCGCCGCTCTGGCGGTTGACGAACTGCACGCCGCCTCGTTTCAGATCGCTCAGGCCGGCGATCGCCTTGGGGTTGCCGCGCGCAACGATCAAACCCTGGTCGCGCATGACCAGATGAACCACCGCGATCGGCTCGCCCTGCAAGTGCTTCATGATGTCCGGCAGGTTGTACTGGCCCGTGGCCGGATCGAGCAGATGGGTGCCGACCACGTGGGCCTCGCCGCGCTTCAGCGCCAACAGGCCGCCGAGGCTGCCGACGTTCGCCGTCGAGAACTTCAGCTCGGGGGCGCGCCGTTTGAGGCCATCTTCAAGCACCCCGAGGCTGAGATCATGGCTGCCGCTGACCACGATGGTGTTGGCAATGTCGGCGTGCGAGCGCAACAGCTCGACCTCGACTTCTTCGCCGGCGTTGATGCCCTCCGACAACGCCGGAATGCGCAAACAGCCGTCAGCGCGCACCAGCGTGGTAATGACCCCCGCGCCGCGCGCCAGCGGGGTCGCCACCAGCCGGCCGCCGACCCGCCCGAGGGTGACGCGCACGAACTCTTCGAGCCCGAGCTTCGAGGCCAGCTTGCGCGGCACCACGGCGCGCACCAGCTCGGGCGCGGGCGGTGCGCTGCCGAGCCATTTCGCCAACAGCGGCCGTAGCACTTGCTGGCAGACGATAATCGCCGACACCGGATAGCCGGGCAGCCCGAGCACCGGCTTGCCGCCGATGACGGCACAAATCGCGGGCTTGCCCGGCATAATGTCGATGCCGTGGACCAGAACTTCGCCCAGCTCAGCCAACACCCGCACAGTGTAGTCGTGCTCCCCTGCCGACGAGCCGGCTATGACGACAACGATGTCATGCGCGCGTACCGCCGCCGCCACGGCCGCGCGGATTTGATCCGGGTCGTCGGCCACCGGCGCCAGCCGCTGCGGCTCCCCCCCCCATTCGCTGACGAACGCCGCCACCACCCGGGAGTTGAACTCGATGATGCGGCCGGGCCCGGCCTCGGCTCCGGGTTCTATCAGCTCACTTCCGGTTGGTATGATGGCCACCCGCGGGCGTGGCACCAGCGGCACGCTCAGGTGTCCGGCGGCCAGCAGGGCGCCGATGTCGAACGGCCGGATGCGGTGCCCGCGCGGCAGCAGTGGCTCGGTCGCCACTATGTCTTCGCCCACCAGGCGCACGTGCTGCCAAGGGACCGCCGCTTCGCGAATCGCCACGCGCCCCTCGGCAACCGGGTAGACGTTCTCGATCATCACCACGGCGTTGGCCCAGCCCGGAAGCGCCTGCCCGGTGTCGACGTAGGCAAACGGCCGCGGTGCTTGCGCGGCCGCGGGGTCCAGCTGCAATTCGATCGGCCGAGTCTCGCCCGCACCGAAGGTGTCCGCCGCGCGTACCGCGATGCCGTCCATGGCCGAGCCGTGGTAGTGCGGTGCCGAGAGGCGGGCCGCCACCGGCTCGGCGGTAGTGCGGTGCAGGCTGTGTTCGACCGCTGTGTTCTCGGCCGGCCGCCGCTCAATCGGCCGGCCGTCGACAAACAGCGCCAGCGTTTCCGCCAGGGATTTCTTCTTGAGGTAGCGTGTGCGGGCCATCTTCTCCTGCTTGCCTCAAAACAGCGCCACCTCGACTTCGGTACCGGCTTCGAGCCCTTCGGCCGAGGCCTCGATGCGGACCAAGCCGTCGGCGTTTACCAGATTGAAGATCGCGCCGGATTTGCCCGGCAGTGGTAGCGCCACCAAGACGCTGCCGTCGTGCGCCAGCCGCACCCGGACGTGGTCTTCGCGCCCGGGTTGGGAGGCAACGTTCTCGGCCAGCCGCGCGCGCACGGTGCTACGGGGTGCAAAAACTGCCGCCGGATCCTCGCCGCCGAGCACCCGCAGCAACGGCGCGCCGAACAACTCGAATATCACCAGTGCCGATACCGGGTGGCCGGGCAGCCCGACGACGGGCTTGTCCAGCGCACGCGCTAAAATGGTTGGCTTGCCCGGCGCCACCGCGATGCCGTGGAACGCTATCTGTGACTGCGGGAACGAGCTGATCACGTCGATGGTGATGTCCTTGGTGCCCACCGAGCTGCCGCCGGAGATCAGCACGACATCGTTGCCGGCCAACGCCCGCGCCAGCGCTTTGCGCAGCGCCGCGGCTTGATCCGGTACCACGCCGTAGTCGGTGACGACGGCGCCGGCCGTGCCCGCCATTGCCATCAGCGCGTACTCATTGATGTTGCGCACCTGGCCCGGCCGCGGTGTCCGCTGGGGCGGGACGATCTCGTCGCCGCTGGAGATCAGCCCGACGCGCGGCCGCTTGAACACCGAGACCTTGGTGATGCCCAGCCCCGTCAGCGCGCCCAGGTCATGGGCGCGCAGGCGCCGGCCGCGCGCGAAGATCGGTGCCCCCTTGGCAACATCATCGCCGATCTTCAGCACGTTTTCCCACGGCGACACCCCGCGGTGAATCTCGACGGAGCCGTCGCCGACCTCGTCGGTGTGCTCGACCATCACCACCGCGTCGGCCGCGGGCGGCAGCATGCCGCCGGTGGCAATGCGCTGGGCTTCGCCCTGGCGCAGCGCGCGGGTCGAGGCATCGGCCCCCATTTCGATCGTGCCGGTGATCTTCAAGTAGCTCGGTATACTCGCCGAGGCGCCGAAAGTGTCGCGGGCGCGCACCGTGTAGCCGTCCATATTGGCGCGATGAAAATGCGGCAAATCAATCGGTGCGGTCAGATCACTCGCCAGTACCCGCCCGAGCGCCTTGGCCACCGCCGCCCTCTCGCAGCCCACCGGGGTGATGGCGGCGATGTGCCCGCGCGCTTCGCCGGCGCTGACCACCTGAAAGAACGCTTTGACGGCGTGCGGCGCTAGACGACGAACTTGACGTGGTCGAGGCATGGCAGCTCCCGGCGCACCCGGTCGAGGTAGTCGAGGTCGATCTCCGCGACGATCACCAGCTCGCGATCGGCCGCGCGCGCCAGCGGCTTGCCCCAGGGATCGACGATCAACGAGTTCCCAAAATTGTTCACCCCGCTCGGGCTGTGCCCAATCTGATCCGGCGCGACGACGTACACCTGGTTCTCGATTGCCCGCGCGCGCAGCAAGATCTCCCAATGGGCGGCGCCGGTGGGGAAGGTGAACGCCGACGGAACCATGATGATCTGCGCGCCCGAGCGCGTCAGCTGCCGGTATAGCTCGGGGAAACGCAGATCGTAGCAGATGCTGAGGCCGATGCAGCCGAGCTCGGTGACGGCGCTAGCCAGCTCGCCGCCGCCTTGGCGCGTGTCTGATTCACGCATGGTGACGTGCCCGGCCAGATCGATGTCGAACAGGTGGGCCTTGCGGTAGCTGGCAATCAGCTCACCGCGCGGGTTGAAGAGGCAGCTGGTATTGAAAGCCTTGCCGCCGCTGCCGGCTCGCTCCAGCACCGACCCGCCCAGTAGATGTATGCGCAGCGCCTGGGCCAGGCGTCCGAGCCTAGCGGTTGTCGGGCCGGGAATCGGCTCGGCGGAGGCGATTTCCTCGGCCTGCGCCCCGCGCCAGTTGAAGACTTCGGGCAGCGCCACCAACGCGGCACCCTGGCGCGCCGCTTCGCGCACCAGCGCTTCGGCTTTGTCGAGGTTGACGGCTTTGTCCGACCCGGCACAGAGCTGGACGGCGGCTGCCAGAAATCGTCGCGCACCCATGGCCCTGGGCCGGAAGCTACCCAAGGGGGTGGAGTGGGTCAACCGCAGCGCGGCAACTCCAGTCCTGGAGGAGCACGGGTGTCCTGCTCTCTGCGAAAATCTTCGCGTGGCGCGGCGACCCAGGACTACATCGGCGACTTCTTCGACCTCAACGGCGACGGCCTGCCCGATGTCATCGACTCCTCGAACTGGAGCCCGACCAACCGCAAGTGGCAGGTCTACCTCAAGCAACGGCTTCGCGCCCGCACCGCCTCCGACAGGGGCGAGAAACGCAACGCAGCAGATTCAGCACCAACTCCGCTGGCCCTCGGCTCGGCCTTCTTCTCGGCCCCGACCCGTACAGCAGCATTGCCGTGATCCAGGCGACGCCCGCAAGCGCACCGGGAGCCTGCCGCTAGGGGAGCCGCTCGCTGAGTTGACTACGGCCTTCCAATGGGTGACCCCTATCTGCCCGACGGCGCCGGCGGCGTCGCGGCGAGATCCAGGACTCGTGGGACCGAGCGGCCTGAGCGACTCGGGGCTGCCGCCCCTCGACTGCAATCGCCAGGTCGGCTACAAGGCCGGCGCGTATGGGTAATACTCGCAGCAGCGTTCGCACTGGCGTTCTGGACTGGGCCGTTTTGGCGGCCGGCGCGGTGTTTTGCGCCGGGGCCGTGGTCTTTCGTTTCGCTCTGACGCGCGCCTCCGGCGCCTGGCTGGTGCAGGCGCCGGCTGATTTTGCCGCGGCATTCTCCCGGCTGACCGAGCGCGAACAGCTGGTGATGTTTCCGCTGGGCGTGGCGACCACGATCATGACGATGATCGTGTTGGTGCGCGACGGCATCGGCGCCCGCCGCGGCCGCTGGCGGCTGGCGGCGGTGGGCGGCCTCTTCTGCGCCTCGATCGCCAGCACGCTCGGCAGCGATCCGCTCGAACACACGATCATTGCGACCGCCAATGAGCTGGCCTCCGAGGTAGACGCTACGCTGCTCGCTCCCCTGCTCGAACAGTGGCGGCAGTGGCAGTGGATCAATCTCACTTTGGCGCTGCTGGTAGCCGGCAGCCTCGTCGCCGCTCATCGCGCGCCCGTGCCGGTTGCGAGCGCCGCGAGCGATGGGCTGACCGCGCACCATCGCTCGCTGTTGTTCCTGCTCGGCGCGGCTACGCTGTTCGAGGGCTACGATCGCTTCATCGTGTCATTGGCGCTGCCCTACATCGGCCGCGATCTGGGTGCTGACGAAGCCCAGCTCGGCTGGGTGCTGTCGGCTATTCGCGCGGGCGCGCTGCTGTCGATACCGCTGGGGCCGATGGCGGACCGTTACGGGCGCAGGCGTTTGTTGTTGGTGACCATCGTGGCTTATACGGTGGCGACCGCCGCCACCGGTTTTTCGCGCGGCGTCGTCGACTTCGTGTTGCTGCAAGTCTGCGCCACGGTTTTTCTGGTGGCGCAGCTGGCGCTGGCCCAAGTGGTGATTGCGGAGGAGTTTCCGGCCGCGCACCGCGGCCGCGGGCAGGGCCTGCTGGGCGCCTTCGCCGCCTTGGGCGCCGGCGTTGCCGCGATCTTGTTCCCCATCTTTCAACACACCGCCATGGGCTGGCGCGGGCTCTATTTCGTCGGCCTCGTCCCGCTCCTGCTGATCACTTACCTGCGCCGCGCGCTGCCTGAAACCAGCCGCTGGCAGCAAGCCCAGGGGCGGCCGGCCAGCCGCGCCGTGCGGCTGGTCGAGGTCATGCGGGCACCGCATCGCGTGCGCTTTCTTGTCCTGATGATACTGGCGCTGGTCTTGAGCGCGGGTGCGGCCTCGGCGTTCGGCTTCGCCTCCTATCGTGCCGCCAACACTTTCGGCTGGAGCCCGAGCCAGATCAGCGCGATGATCTTGACCGGAGGCGGGCTGGGACTGTCGGGCTGGTTCGTTTTCGGCCGGCTCGCAGACAGTTGGGGCCGGCGGATCACGGGGCTACTGTCGGTGTGCGGCGGCACGCTGGCAATCGTGGTCTTCTATCGCACCCCGGCGCTGTTCGCGGCGTTCGTCGGCCTGACCTTCATGGAGTCGGGGGCCGCTATCGCTGTCAACTCGCTCGGCACCGAACTCTTTCCCACCCGGCTCCGTGCCACCGCCAAGGCATGGATCACCAATGCCGGCATCGCCGGCGCTACGGCCGGCCTGGCCGCAGTCGGCGCGCTGGCCGAAGTGATGGGCGGCGCCGAGAACGTGATCGCGCTGCTGGCGCTGTTGCCGTTGCTGGTTGCGCCGGCGTTGTTCCTGCTGCCGGAAACCCGCGGGCAACAACTCGAAGAAATCGTACCGGGGAACGAGTGAGGAGCGCCGGCCGCGCTCCTCACTGCCTATTGCACTAAATCACCGGCTGGCGGCACCAAGAAGTCGAGCCCACCGAAGCCGACCACGCCGGTATCCGCCGCCGACCAAGTCAGCCGCCGTCCGCCGGCGAGCGGTACCGTTACCCGAAAGCCGAGCGACTGCAGTTCGCCCTGTTGCAAAGGCCGCTCAGCGAGGCCGGCAGCCATGTCGTACGGGCCCACCCCCGCCGGCACCAGGGTGCCGGCATCACGAGCGGTGTAGCCGACAGGATGCGCGAGCAATTCGACGGTTAAACCCCGCTGCTCGGCCCAGGCCGCCGCATCTGTCGCCAGCTGCTGGCCGCTGAGGCCGTGCCGAAACAGCGGGGCCAGGCCGTTGCGAACCTGGATGACGGCCTCAAAAGCGGTGCGAAGCGCACTCGGGATGTCGCTTTCCCAGCGCTTGCGAACGTAGCCGGTACGCTCCACCGCGGCCGCCATGCCGGCGTAGCGCAGCTCGAGCGCCACGTGTACCAGGTCGCCTTCGTCAATGCTGGTGTCGGTGTTGGCACCCGCCCACGGCCAGCTCAGTCGGGCACTGTCGGCTAGCTTGACCACCGAAACGCGCGGCAGCGACAGGCATTCGAGCTGCGCCGCCCGGAGGTCGGCAGCCGCCCGCCACGCCAGCTCCGCCGCCGTGGTCTGACCCGTTTCGATTAACGCTCCGGCAACCGTGCGTTCGGCGATCTCAGCGGCACAACGCGCGCCCTGGCGCGCCAGCTCGATCTCGTCGGCCGTACGTGCGGCGCGCCACGCGATTGCGAGTGGCTCGGCGGAGCGGAAGCGGCCAGCGTATTCGCGGCCGGCCAGCCAGGCGGCGAACTGCCGGCTGCCGGTAGCCACGCCATCGGCGAACGGCACCCGCGCAGAGTAGTTGATCCCGATGCGCCGCGGCCGAAAGCGCGCCAGCGTGTCAGCCACGGCGCCCGGCGTCAGAGCCGACACTTGCTCGAACAGGCCGCTGGCGCTCAGCACCGGCATGACCAGCGGCGTGCCGAAGGCAAACGCCCGGAGCTTGCCGTCGTCGCCGATGAACAGCACCAGCTTGTCGCCGGGTTCGCCGAGCCCGAGACTGTCCAGCATCGGATCGCGTTGGGAGTCGCGCTCCACCAACAGCCAGGCATCGAGTTCCGCCGCGTGCAGCGCCGGCAGCAGCAGTTGGCGCACTTTGTCGCGCACCGCTACCGCGCGCAGCCGTGATTGGTCGCGCGCCTCGGGCAGCCAGCTACAGGGCCGACTCTGCGCTGTTGCATAAATCGGCGAGCGCTGCGGCGGCCGCGTGAACGCTTCCCAATAACGGCAGCCGCCGCCCAGCACTACTACCAATCCCAACCCTGCCAGCACCGTTGTCCGCTTCATCACCCACCCTAAAAGTTAACAATGCTAATTGAAAGTCGGCGGCAGCTCGGCGACCGCCGTGCGCCAGGGGCCGTCTGCGCTCCCCGACGGCTTACGCCCCGCTGCCGATGAGCGCTGCGGCACGACGGCCGAATTGCTGCAGCGACCACACGTAGCCCTGATAGTTGACCGCTCGCAGCCCCAGAACACTGTACGCCGCCAGCGGGGTCTCGAAGCGAACCCACTCCCACGGCACCGGCGGAATGCCGAGCAAATGGGTGAGCATTACGCCGTTGCTGCCACCGTGAGCGACGATCCCGAGGCGCAGCGTCTGCGCCCGTGCCGGTGCAGCCCACACCGCGAAGCCGTCGGTAGGCTGTGGCCGCACGCCGTAGTGTCCCAAGATCTCTTCGAGCGCCGCCGTCACTCGCCCGTGGAAATCGCGAAACGGCTCGCCGCCGGGAAAACCTTCCCAGTGGTCGCCGAAAGGCCGCCGCGCCGCGGCGGTGAAGTAGGCATCCACCTCAGCCTGCGAGGCCGTGCTCAGCTCGCCGATGCGGATTTCGGCTAAGCCGCCGACGGCCGTCGGTTCGAGTTGCTG
The sequence above is a segment of the Deltaproteobacteria bacterium genome. Coding sequences within it:
- a CDS encoding MFS transporter, encoding MGNTRSSVRTGVLDWAVLAAGAVFCAGAVVFRFALTRASGAWLVQAPADFAAAFSRLTEREQLVMFPLGVATTIMTMIVLVRDGIGARRGRWRLAAVGGLFCASIASTLGSDPLEHTIIATANELASEVDATLLAPLLEQWRQWQWINLTLALLVAGSLVAAHRAPVPVASAASDGLTAHHRSLLFLLGAATLFEGYDRFIVSLALPYIGRDLGADEAQLGWVLSAIRAGALLSIPLGPMADRYGRRRLLLVTIVAYTVATAATGFSRGVVDFVLLQVCATVFLVAQLALAQVVIAEEFPAAHRGRGQGLLGAFAALGAGVAAILFPIFQHTAMGWRGLYFVGLVPLLLITYLRRALPETSRWQQAQGRPASRAVRLVEVMRAPHRVRFLVLMILALVLSAGAASAFGFASYRAANTFGWSPSQISAMILTGGGLGLSGWFVFGRLADSWGRRITGLLSVCGGTLAIVVFYRTPALFAAFVGLTFMESGAAIAVNSLGTELFPTRLRATAKAWITNAGIAGATAGLAAVGALAEVMGGAENVIALLALLPLLVAPALFLLPETRGQQLEEIVPGNE
- a CDS encoding carbon-nitrogen hydrolase family protein, whose amino-acid sequence is MGARRFLAAAVQLCAGSDKAVNLDKAEALVREAARQGAALVALPEVFNWRGAQAEEIASAEPIPGPTTARLGRLAQALRIHLLGGSVLERAGSGGKAFNTSCLFNPRGELIASYRKAHLFDIDLAGHVTMRESDTRQGGGELASAVTELGCIGLSICYDLRFPELYRQLTRSGAQIIMVPSAFTFPTGAAHWEILLRARAIENQVYVVAPDQIGHSPSGVNNFGNSLIVDPWGKPLARAADRELVIVAEIDLDYLDRVRRELPCLDHVKFVV
- a CDS encoding molybdopterin molybdotransferase MoeA — encoded protein: MPRPRQVRRLAPHAVKAFFQVVSAGEARGHIAAITPVGCERAAVAKALGRVLASDLTAPIDLPHFHRANMDGYTVRARDTFGASASIPSYLKITGTIEMGADASTRALRQGEAQRIATGGMLPPAADAVVMVEHTDEVGDGSVEIHRGVSPWENVLKIGDDVAKGAPIFARGRRLRAHDLGALTGLGITKVSVFKRPRVGLISSGDEIVPPQRTPRPGQVRNINEYALMAMAGTAGAVVTDYGVVPDQAAALRKALARALAGNDVVLISGGSSVGTKDITIDVISSFPQSQIAFHGIAVAPGKPTILARALDKPVVGLPGHPVSALVIFELFGAPLLRVLGGEDPAAVFAPRSTVRARLAENVASQPGREDHVRVRLAHDGSVLVALPLPGKSGAIFNLVNADGLVRIEASAEGLEAGTEVEVALF
- a CDS encoding biopolymer transporter ExbD is translated as MLVLLVIFMVTAPILQQGVAVNLPKVRAAALAGEEQQLVVAVDPKGQVYLNDTAIKEADLGTKLQAILKERPDRQVFLRADQNVRYGAVAHVIATIKGAGVERLGMVTEPPTESK
- the tolQ gene encoding protein TolQ; its protein translation is MRQEGLVSMITGTGLVVQLVLYILIGFSVISWGILFYKFRQVQQARGQSERFIEVFWDTKNLTNIHTASQDFKQSPVAQVFRAGYQELVRLTRSKRQPNPGEVMTTELGGIENVERAMKRATTQELTRLEKALTFLATTASSTPFIGLFGTVWGIMNAFRGLSAAHSSSIQAVAPGISEALIATAVGLFAAIPALMGYNYFARQIRVLHADMENFASEFLNIAERHFLK
- a CDS encoding molybdopterin biosynthesis protein codes for the protein MARTRYLKKKSLAETLALFVDGRPIERRPAENTAVEHSLHRTTAEPVAARLSAPHYHGSAMDGIAVRAADTFGAGETRPIELQLDPAAAQAPRPFAYVDTGQALPGWANAVVMIENVYPVAEGRVAIREAAVPWQHVRLVGEDIVATEPLLPRGHRIRPFDIGALLAAGHLSVPLVPRPRVAIIPTGSELIEPGAEAGPGRIIEFNSRVVAAFVSEWGGEPQRLAPVADDPDQIRAAVAAAVRAHDIVVVIAGSSAGEHDYTVRVLAELGEVLVHGIDIMPGKPAICAVIGGKPVLGLPGYPVSAIIVCQQVLRPLLAKWLGSAPPAPELVRAVVPRKLASKLGLEEFVRVTLGRVGGRLVATPLARGAGVITTLVRADGCLRIPALSEGINAGEEVEVELLRSHADIANTIVVSGSHDLSLGVLEDGLKRRAPELKFSTANVGSLGGLLALKRGEAHVVGTHLLDPATGQYNLPDIMKHLQGEPIAVVHLVMRDQGLIVARGNPKAIAGLSDLKRGGVQFVNRQSGAGTRVLLDYELEQLSLTPAQVSGYEREEFTHMAVAVAVASGLADCGLGVKSAAVALGLDFIPVAREEYDLVFRRDCFESAAGQALLEVMRGDGFRAAVEALGGYDASRSGTVKELPPARRSRAKPRLTEPKRRAASARRSSLR
- the tolB gene encoding Tol-Pal system beta propeller repeat protein TolB, whose product is MTQTRGWLVATVLVGIGALAPLAAQAQTKLSVTGPGSHSYPIAISPLKDLSQNGAGAKLAGEFADILSRDLELAGLFRIIDRQAYIEQPETSGITAEQINFANWSVIGALALVKGSLQISGDELTVEVRLFDVFQQRQLAGRRYRYSPPQIRRIANRFADEIMEVFTNERGPFDSRIAFVSTRGGRFKNIYVMSPDGGDLLQVTSGKTIDLSPSWSPDARSLLYTSYKKGNPDLYLLDLIGVREVRLSAEKGLNLGGKWSPDGSRLAVALEDQGNSDIFLLDREGRLIRRLTEHWAIDVSPSWSPDGQRLAFCSNRSGTPHIYVMHADGSGVTRISHEGNYNTSPAWSPKGDRIAYVGRSGRFNIFTVKTDGSGTKQITNGEGNNEDPSWAPDGRYLVFSSTRGGASLLYVTDQNGTSQVPLTRGGGDDTSASWSRWLE
- a CDS encoding cell envelope integrity protein TolA, with product MNPEHPVILHHAEWDRGLSWMVLLSALAHAGVLVLVMTLSPRFTLRPRTITAYTVDLVSSDQLAGTNLVAGGKGKMQAPPKVEPKPAPPPPPPKVEEVKSAPPPPQPEAKPEPKKPEPKVEEKAVAVAAATPPQPAQPTPTPVVQAKAEVAKPAEAAKPAEVKPKPQAKAAPVAAAPTAPKKPAGPPTPTKEELAARELNERIAKAVERVKNEGATASAGTGKAGEKPGGPISVGPGVGPGAGIAMGVEYIIYRGQLEARLKEAWAWAGAERELEAIVRFRIGDEGEVSDVRITRASGNASYDESVLRAVRAVNPLPPPPGAYRKEFSDVEISFTPAMQL